A window of the Rhizobium brockwellii genome harbors these coding sequences:
- the fliI gene encoding flagellar protein export ATPase FliI, translating to MSTTLLSEDDLSPKLAHLAGLVERYASPEFAVAHGGRVQTIAAGHYTVHGLSRHVRLGEFVAHKSATGIHLGEVVRVEPELIYVCPIEPGEPIGIHDTVIRKGAFRIAPTDSWCGRTVNSLCEPIDGLGPIAEGLDRRSISNTAPPSMTRKRVDTGFKTGVRAIDIFSPLCLGQRLGIFAGSGVGKSTLLSMLARADAFDKVVIALVGERGREVREFIEDTLGSNMKKAIAVVATSDESPMLRKMAPLTAVTIAEHFRDKGENVLFIVDSVTRFAHAIREVATASGEPPIARGYPASVFTELPRLLERAGPGPEGAGTITAIISILVDGDNHNDPIADSTRGILDGHIVLQRSLAEEGRYPPIDPLASISRLARKAWTPDQEKLVSRLKVLIHRFEETRDLRMIGGYRQGADPDLDMAIKQVPIIYDVLKQSPGDRDSLDAFADLAGALKAAAGMGNQGAPIQRRG from the coding sequence ATGAGCACCACGCTACTGTCTGAGGACGACCTTTCCCCGAAGCTGGCGCATCTGGCGGGCCTCGTCGAGCGATACGCATCGCCGGAGTTCGCGGTTGCCCATGGCGGTCGCGTGCAGACCATCGCCGCCGGCCACTACACGGTTCACGGTCTCTCCCGCCACGTTCGTCTCGGCGAGTTCGTGGCCCATAAATCGGCGACCGGCATCCATCTCGGCGAAGTCGTGCGCGTCGAGCCGGAACTGATCTATGTCTGCCCGATCGAACCCGGCGAGCCGATCGGCATCCACGATACCGTCATCCGCAAGGGCGCCTTCCGCATTGCACCGACGGACAGCTGGTGTGGGCGCACCGTCAACTCGCTCTGCGAGCCGATCGACGGGCTGGGCCCGATCGCCGAGGGGCTCGATCGCCGCTCGATCTCCAATACCGCGCCGCCCTCGATGACCCGCAAGCGTGTCGATACCGGCTTCAAGACCGGCGTACGCGCGATCGACATCTTTTCGCCGCTCTGCCTCGGCCAGCGCCTCGGCATCTTCGCCGGCTCCGGCGTTGGCAAGTCGACGCTTCTATCCATGCTCGCCCGTGCCGATGCCTTCGACAAGGTTGTCATTGCGCTCGTCGGCGAACGCGGCCGCGAGGTGCGCGAATTCATCGAGGATACGCTCGGCAGCAATATGAAGAAGGCGATCGCCGTCGTCGCCACCAGCGACGAGAGCCCGATGCTGCGCAAGATGGCGCCGTTGACGGCGGTTACCATCGCCGAGCATTTCCGCGACAAGGGCGAGAACGTCCTCTTCATCGTCGACAGCGTCACGCGTTTCGCACATGCGATCCGCGAGGTGGCGACCGCCTCCGGCGAGCCGCCGATCGCGCGCGGTTATCCCGCCTCCGTCTTCACCGAGCTGCCGCGCCTCCTGGAACGTGCCGGTCCCGGTCCCGAGGGCGCCGGCACCATCACGGCGATCATCTCGATCCTCGTCGACGGCGACAATCACAATGACCCGATCGCCGATTCGACCCGCGGCATCCTCGACGGACATATCGTCCTGCAACGCAGTCTCGCCGAAGAAGGGCGCTATCCCCCGATCGATCCGCTCGCCTCGATCTCACGTCTTGCCCGCAAGGCCTGGACGCCGGATCAGGAAAAGCTGGTATCGCGGTTGAAGGTGCTGATCCACCGTTTCGAAGAAACGCGCGATCTACGCATGATCGGCGGTTACCGTCAGGGTGCTGATCCCGATCTCGACATGGCGATCAAGCAGGTGCCGATCATTTACGACGTCCTGAAGCAGTCTCCGGGCGATCGCGACTCGCTTGACGCTTTCGCCGATCTCGCCGGTGCGCTCAAGGCTGCAGCCGGCATGGGCAATCAGGGCGCCCCTATTCAGAGGAGAGGCTAG
- the flgB gene encoding flagellar basal body rod protein FlgB: MQPIQLFDLASRQAEWLTIRQQVVAGNIANANTPKFHAKDVTPFDAVLDNSNINMARTNPAHLSGNDFSDSGDIDVKEAALDQEIGVQESGNTVGLAEELSKSGDIKRQYDLNTSLVSSFNRMMLMTVRK; the protein is encoded by the coding sequence ATGCAACCAATCCAACTTTTCGACTTGGCTTCGCGACAGGCGGAATGGCTGACGATTCGTCAGCAGGTTGTTGCCGGCAACATCGCGAATGCCAATACCCCGAAGTTCCACGCCAAGGACGTTACGCCCTTTGATGCGGTGCTCGACAATTCCAATATCAACATGGCGCGCACCAATCCGGCGCATCTGAGCGGCAACGATTTCAGCGACAGCGGCGATATCGATGTCAAGGAAGCCGCACTCGACCAGGAAATCGGCGTCCAGGAATCCGGCAATACGGTCGGTTTGGCCGAGGAGCTCTCCAAGTCGGGCGATATCAAGCGTCAGTACGATCTGAACACCTCGCTGGTCAGTTCCTTCAACCGCATGATGTTGATGACCGTCAGGAAGTAA
- the flgC gene encoding flagellar basal body rod protein FlgC, producing MDPLSAAMKIAGSGLEAQSTRLRIVSENIANARSTGDTPGADPYRRKTITFGQQMDRTNGVETVGVKKVGVDEGDFSTEFDPSNPAADPKGVVKLPNVNILVEMADMREANRSYDANLQTIKQTRDLISSTIDLLKSQ from the coding sequence ATGGATCCGCTTTCAGCAGCAATGAAAATCGCCGGTTCCGGGCTCGAGGCACAGTCGACGCGCCTGCGCATCGTCTCGGAAAATATCGCCAATGCCCGCTCGACCGGCGACACGCCCGGTGCCGATCCCTATCGCCGCAAGACGATCACCTTCGGCCAGCAGATGGATCGCACCAACGGTGTCGAGACTGTCGGCGTCAAAAAGGTCGGCGTCGACGAAGGCGACTTCAGCACTGAATTCGACCCCAGCAATCCGGCTGCGGACCCGAAGGGCGTCGTCAAACTGCCGAACGTCAATATCCTGGTCGAGATGGCCGACATGCGCGAAGCCAACCGCTCGTATGACGCCAATCTGCAGACCATCAAACAGACCCGCGATCTCATCTCCTCCACGATCGACCTCCTGAAGAGCCAATAA
- a CDS encoding flagellar hook-basal body complex protein FliE: MISSVQNVSNLSMTRALGAVDTENSTSSSAATMSGAAGAANGMSFASVMGNMASDAVSSLKGAESMSFAGIKGTATTREVVDSMLQAEQTLQTAIAIRDKVVSAFLEVTKMQM, encoded by the coding sequence ATGATCAGCAGCGTCCAGAACGTCAGCAACCTTTCGATGACCCGTGCGCTCGGCGCCGTCGACACCGAAAATTCCACCTCGTCGTCTGCCGCCACCATGTCGGGCGCCGCAGGTGCGGCCAACGGCATGAGCTTCGCCTCCGTCATGGGTAACATGGCGAGCGACGCGGTCAGCAGCCTGAAGGGTGCGGAAAGCATGTCCTTTGCCGGTATCAAGGGCACGGCGACGACGCGCGAAGTCGTCGATTCCATGCTCCAGGCCGAGCAGACGCTGCAGACCGCGATTGCCATCCGCGACAAGGTCGTCTCGGCCTTTCTCGAAGTCACCAAGATGCAGATGTAA
- the flgG gene encoding flagellar basal-body rod protein FlgG, which translates to MRALAIAATGMDAQQTNLEVIANNIANINTTGFKRARAEFSDLLYQTERAKGVANRANQAVVPEGANIGLGVQTSAVRNLHLQGELTQTGNDLDVALIGKGFFQIQSTDGTTLYSRAGAFNKNDQGQLVTIDGYEVLPGITIPTGSTELTISRSGQVSAKLPGAADATVLGQLTLADFVNEAGLQPLGDNLFQETPASGEAVIGNPDEEGFAYMKQGYLESSNVDPVKEITELISAQRAYEMNSKVITTADEMASIVSKNLK; encoded by the coding sequence ATGAGAGCGCTCGCCATCGCAGCAACGGGCATGGATGCCCAGCAGACCAATCTGGAAGTCATCGCGAACAACATCGCGAACATCAATACGACCGGTTTCAAGCGCGCCCGCGCCGAATTCTCGGATCTTCTCTACCAGACCGAACGTGCCAAGGGTGTCGCCAACCGCGCCAACCAGGCCGTCGTTCCGGAAGGCGCCAATATCGGCCTCGGCGTCCAGACCTCGGCGGTGCGCAACCTGCATCTCCAGGGCGAACTGACCCAGACAGGCAACGATCTCGACGTGGCGCTGATCGGCAAGGGCTTCTTCCAGATCCAGTCGACCGACGGTACGACGCTCTATTCCCGCGCCGGCGCCTTCAACAAGAACGACCAGGGCCAGCTCGTCACCATCGACGGTTACGAGGTCCTTCCCGGCATCACCATTCCGACCGGCTCGACCGAGCTGACGATCAGCCGCTCCGGCCAGGTTTCGGCCAAGCTGCCGGGTGCGGCGGATGCGACCGTGCTCGGTCAATTGACGCTTGCCGACTTCGTCAACGAGGCGGGTCTCCAGCCGCTCGGCGACAATCTCTTCCAGGAAACGCCGGCCTCCGGCGAAGCCGTCATCGGCAATCCCGACGAGGAAGGTTTCGCTTACATGAAGCAGGGTTACCTGGAATCTTCGAACGTCGACCCGGTGAAAGAAATCACCGAGCTGATCTCGGCCCAGCGCGCATACGAAATGAATTCCAAGGTGATCACCACCGCTGATGAAATGGCCTCCATCGTCAGCAAGAACCTGAAGTAA